In a genomic window of Lagopus muta isolate bLagMut1 chromosome 2, bLagMut1 primary, whole genome shotgun sequence:
- the EPHX1 gene encoding epoxide hydrolase 1 isoform X1: MLLEIFLILGAIIIYFLVSKKKEETLAFKEGWWGKGQKPDTEEDRTIRPFKVETTEEELSDLFRRLDQARFTEPLEDSCFHYGINVACLRKVVSYWKNQFNWKKQVEVLNKYPHFKTKIQGIDIHFVHVKPPRLPEGQSAKPLLMVHGWPGSFYEFYKIIPLLTDPASHGLSSEHVFEVICPSIPGYGFSEAPHKKGFDSVSAASVFYELMLRLGFREFYAQGGDWGWLICTNLAQIAPSHLKGLHLNLALVTNLGFTHLLSILLGRYFPGLFGFHEEDIRRMFPFLKKGLYKMLEESGYNHIQATRPDTVGCGLNDSPVGLAAYILEKFSVWTDPEFRNLEDGGLERKFNLDDLLTNIMIYWVSGCIVSSMRFYKENLHKGIGTQKHEKLTVQVPTGIASFPNEIMHTPQAWAQKKYTNIVSFHFMPRGGHFAALEEPELLAEDILQFVGKVEKEQLWTKTKK, from the exons ATGCTGCTGGAGATATTCCTGATTCTGGGAGCAATCATCATCTACTTCTTAgtttccaaaaagaaagaagagacgCTCGCATTCAAAGAGGGATGGTGGGGAAAGGGACAGAAGCCTGACACTGAAGAAGATAGGACAATTAGGCCATTCAAGGTGGAAACTACAGAAGAAGAGCTAAGC GACTTATTTAGAAGACTTGACCAGGCTAGATTCACTGAGCCACTGGAGGACAGTTGCTTCCATTATGGGATTAACGTGGCATGTCTCAGGAAGGTTGTCTCCTACTGGAAAAACCAGTTCAACTGGAAGAAACAAGTTGAAGTTCTCAACAAGTATCCACACTTCAAAACTAAAATTCAAg gcattgATATACACTTTGTTCATGTAAAGCCTCCTCGTTTGCCTGAGGGCCAGTCTGCAAAGCCACTGTTAATGGTTCATGGTTGGCCTGGCTCATTTTATGAATTTTACAAAATTATCCCTCTCCTGACGGATCCTGCCAGCCATGGCCTCAGCAGTGAACACGTATTTGAAGTCATTTGCCCCTCGATCCCTGGATACGGCTTCTCAGAAGCACCTCACAAAAAAG gcTTTGATTCTGTAAGCGctgcttctgtattttatgAACTGATGCTCAGATTGGGATTCCGCGAGTTCTACGCACAAGGTGGTGACTGGGGCTGGCTCATCTGCACCAATCTGGCCCAGATAGCTCCCAG ccaTCTGAAAGGTCTTCATTTAAACCTAGCCTTAGTTACAAACTTGGGGTTCACCCACCTGCTCTCCATTCTGCTGGGCCGCTACTTTCCAGGGCTCTTTGGTTTCCACGAGGAAGACATCAGGAGGATGTTTCCCTTCTTGAAAAAGGGGCTCTACAAGATGTTGGAAGAGTCTGGCTACAATCACATACAGGCTACAAGACCTGATACTGTTg GCTGTGGTTTGAATGACTCTCCAGTAGGACTGGCTGCATACATCTTGGAGAAGTTTTCTGTGTGGACTGATCCAGAATTCCGTAACTTAGAAGATGGAGGACTTGAGAG GAAGTTTAACCTGGATGATCTTCTCACCAACATCATGATCTATTGGGTGTCAGGCTGCATCGTCTCCTCGATGCgtttctacaaagaaaatttGCATAAAGGAATAGGcacacagaaacatgaaaa GCTCACAGTGCAAGTACCTACTGGCATTGCCTCCTTTCCTAATGAAATCATGCACACACCCCAGGCTTGGGCCCAGAAGAAATACACCAACATAGTTTCCTTCCATTTCATGCCTCGAGGTGGCCACTTTGCAGCATTGGAGGAACCTGAACTTCTTGCTGAAGATATTCTACAGTTTGTTGGGAAAGTAGAGAAAGAGCAACTCTGGACAAAGACAAAAAAGTAA
- the EPHX1 gene encoding epoxide hydrolase 1 isoform X2: MVAAVHRAKQDLFRRLDQARFTEPLEDSCFHYGINVACLRKVVSYWKNQFNWKKQVEVLNKYPHFKTKIQGIDIHFVHVKPPRLPEGQSAKPLLMVHGWPGSFYEFYKIIPLLTDPASHGLSSEHVFEVICPSIPGYGFSEAPHKKGFDSVSAASVFYELMLRLGFREFYAQGGDWGWLICTNLAQIAPSHLKGLHLNLALVTNLGFTHLLSILLGRYFPGLFGFHEEDIRRMFPFLKKGLYKMLEESGYNHIQATRPDTVGCGLNDSPVGLAAYILEKFSVWTDPEFRNLEDGGLERKFNLDDLLTNIMIYWVSGCIVSSMRFYKENLHKGIGTQKHEKLTVQVPTGIASFPNEIMHTPQAWAQKKYTNIVSFHFMPRGGHFAALEEPELLAEDILQFVGKVEKEQLWTKTKK, translated from the exons ATGGTTGCTGCTGTCCACAGGGCAAAGCAG GACTTATTTAGAAGACTTGACCAGGCTAGATTCACTGAGCCACTGGAGGACAGTTGCTTCCATTATGGGATTAACGTGGCATGTCTCAGGAAGGTTGTCTCCTACTGGAAAAACCAGTTCAACTGGAAGAAACAAGTTGAAGTTCTCAACAAGTATCCACACTTCAAAACTAAAATTCAAg gcattgATATACACTTTGTTCATGTAAAGCCTCCTCGTTTGCCTGAGGGCCAGTCTGCAAAGCCACTGTTAATGGTTCATGGTTGGCCTGGCTCATTTTATGAATTTTACAAAATTATCCCTCTCCTGACGGATCCTGCCAGCCATGGCCTCAGCAGTGAACACGTATTTGAAGTCATTTGCCCCTCGATCCCTGGATACGGCTTCTCAGAAGCACCTCACAAAAAAG gcTTTGATTCTGTAAGCGctgcttctgtattttatgAACTGATGCTCAGATTGGGATTCCGCGAGTTCTACGCACAAGGTGGTGACTGGGGCTGGCTCATCTGCACCAATCTGGCCCAGATAGCTCCCAG ccaTCTGAAAGGTCTTCATTTAAACCTAGCCTTAGTTACAAACTTGGGGTTCACCCACCTGCTCTCCATTCTGCTGGGCCGCTACTTTCCAGGGCTCTTTGGTTTCCACGAGGAAGACATCAGGAGGATGTTTCCCTTCTTGAAAAAGGGGCTCTACAAGATGTTGGAAGAGTCTGGCTACAATCACATACAGGCTACAAGACCTGATACTGTTg GCTGTGGTTTGAATGACTCTCCAGTAGGACTGGCTGCATACATCTTGGAGAAGTTTTCTGTGTGGACTGATCCAGAATTCCGTAACTTAGAAGATGGAGGACTTGAGAG GAAGTTTAACCTGGATGATCTTCTCACCAACATCATGATCTATTGGGTGTCAGGCTGCATCGTCTCCTCGATGCgtttctacaaagaaaatttGCATAAAGGAATAGGcacacagaaacatgaaaa GCTCACAGTGCAAGTACCTACTGGCATTGCCTCCTTTCCTAATGAAATCATGCACACACCCCAGGCTTGGGCCCAGAAGAAATACACCAACATAGTTTCCTTCCATTTCATGCCTCGAGGTGGCCACTTTGCAGCATTGGAGGAACCTGAACTTCTTGCTGAAGATATTCTACAGTTTGTTGGGAAAGTAGAGAAAGAGCAACTCTGGACAAAGACAAAAAAGTAA